Proteins found in one Apium graveolens cultivar Ventura unplaced genomic scaffold, ASM990537v1 ctg337, whole genome shotgun sequence genomic segment:
- the LOC141701115 gene encoding zinc finger BED domain-containing protein RICESLEEPER 2-like, with amino-acid sequence MDPLKRRIADGEWMDVIDNATNMYKDRGFEKGSEEESMGVLEKTGNKDCGQFVMRYMMEIIHDKELDFANKLTIHPLWAFSSTLFVMAPSRKKKNQIEIISENAEFEQVRSLGDDIESEDAGENGDNNDQSEQLLEMTEQEGISRKRKSGSLETQQSQPYQKKSRKKTARCWPYLDTVEENNQTIAICKFCKERIKCDPTGCTTTLNRHVDKCRKENGQTSQALLQFQPIDVKSSEVTVGNFKYDHVEMRKIISHYILVNELPFRHVESFMFDKVMRTATPFWEKISRHAVRKDCFSTYEIEKNKLREMFKYIRKINITTDMWTSSHQKIGYMVVTGHCIDSNWNLNMGVLNFCNVPPPHSGFIISEALFKCLDEWGIIDKIGTLTVDNAATNDVVLRYLKQTFSVRRSLSIEGKMFHARCCAHILNLCVQDGLNPTEDIVDKVRDGVKYIATSESRRIKFAEISKSLGLKCKKLILDVPTRWNSTYNMLECAIQFKNFFLIYSTSDPGFKEYVPGVEDWEQVEGVCSFLKVFSDVTKVVSGTGYSTSNLFLSEIRRVKHIIDRKAIDPNMHVREMARIMELKFEKYWGETNLVMSIGAVMDPRFKMKLPAFCFPTLYPIASDAETNMSYLLNALNDLYFEYCREEKDANKERNESGVSSSDANFIIEQSETPQGINDYESFIRESGGILEPTKSELEEYLSEKIIAPSSKFDVLAWWKGNSAKYPILSKMASDVLSIPISTVASESTFSAGGRVIEPHHSCLKPETVEVLLCGADWIMETPKKKTNAEKRNSKKEASHRNGFKKT; translated from the exons ATGGACCCTCTTAAACGTCGAATTGCTGATGGAGAATGGATGGATGTTATCGACAA TGCCACTAACATGTACAAGGATCGAGGATTTGAAAAAGGTTCCGAAGAAGAAAGTATG ggaGTTCTAGAGAAGACCGGGAACAAGGATTGTGGCCAGTTCGTGATGCGATACATGATGGAAATTATTCATGACAAAGAGCTGGACTTTGCTAATAAGTTGACAATTCACCCTCTTTGGGCCTTTTCATCGACTTT ATTTGTAATGGCTCCTTCCAgaaaaaagaagaatcaaattgAAATTATTTCGGAAAATGCAGAATTTGAACAAGTAAGAAGTCTTGGCGATGATATAGAATCTGAAGATGCTGGTGAAAATGGTGATAACAACGACCAATCCGAACAACTTCTTGAAATGACTGAGCAAGAAGGAATTTCAAGAAAAAGAAAAAGTGGCAGCCTTGAAACTCAACAGTCTCAACCTTACCAAAAGAAGTCGAGGAAAAAGACAGCCCGTTGCTGGCCATATTTGGACACGGTCGAAGAAAACAATCAGACGATCGCCATTTGTAAATTTTGCAAGGAAAGGATCAAATGTGACCCAACAGGGTGCACAACTACTTTAAACAGGCATGTCGACAAATGTCGGAAAGAAAATGGACAGACAAGTCAAGCATTACTTCAGTTTCAGCCAATCGATGTGAAATCATCAGAGGTAACAGTCGGTAATTTCAAGTATGATCATGTTGAAATGAGAAAAATTATTTCTCATTATATTTTAGTAAATGAATTACCGTTTAGACATGTCGAGAGTTTTATGTTTGATAAAGTTATGCGAACAGCTACTCCGTTTTGGGAGAAAATTAGTAGGCATGCTGTTAGGAAAGATTGTTTCAGTACTTATGAAATTGAGAAAAATAAATTAAGAGAAATGTTTAAATATATTAGAAAGATTAATATAACGACTGATATGTGGACTTCCTCACATCAAAAAATTGGTTATATGGTTGTCACGGGTCATTGTATTGATTCCAATTGGAATTTGAACATGGGGGTCCTTAATTTTTGTAATGTCCCTCCCCCACATAGCGGATTTATAATTTCAGAAGCTTTGTTTAAGTGTTTGGATGAATGGGGGATTATTGATAAAATTGGGACATTGACGGTAGATAATGCAGCTACGAATGATGTCGTTTTACGGTATTTAAAACAAACTTTTAGTGTTAGAAGGTCATTGTCTATTGAGGGAAAGATGTTTCACGCTCGTTGTTGCGCACACATATTGAACTTATGTGTGCAAGATGGTTTAAACCCAACTGAAGATATAGTTGATAAAGTTAGGGATGGGGTTAAGTATATAGCAACCTCGGAAAGTCGCAGAATTAAGTTTGCTGAAATTTCTAAGTCATTAGGTTTGAAATGTAAGAAGCTGATTCTGGATGTTCCTACACGCTggaattcaacatataatatgtTGGAATGTGCTATTCAGTTCAAGAATTTTTTTCTTATATATAGCACATCTGATCCAGGCTTTAAAGAGTATGTACCAGGTGTGGAGGATTGGGAGCAAGTTGAAGGAGTGTGCTCCTTCCTTAAGGTATTTTCTGATGTCACGAAGGTTGTTTCCGGAACAGGTTATTCAACTTCGAATTTGTTTTTATCAGAGATAAGAAGGGTCAAGCATATAATAGACAGAAAGGCCATCGATCCAAATATGCATGTTCGAGAGATGGCGCGAATAATGGAATTGAAATTTGAGAAATATTGGGGGGAAACTAACTTGGTAATGTCAATTGGTGCCGTCATGGATCCGCGGTTTAAAATGAAACTTCCAGCTTTTTGTTTTCCAACTCTTTATCCGATTGCAAGTGATGCTGAAACAAATATGTCTTATTTATTGAATGCCTTGAATGATTTGTATTTTGAGTATTGCAGGGAAGAAAAGGATGCTAATAAAGAAAGGAATGAATCTGGGGTGTCTTCTTCTGATGCTAATTTTATTATTGAACAAAGTGAAACACCTCAAGGGATCAATGATTACGAGAGTTTTATTCGAGAGAGTGGCGGTATACTTGAGCCTACAAAGTCAGAATTGGAGGAGTATTTGAGTGAGAAAATTATCGCTCCAAGTTCAAAATTTGATGTTCTTGCTTGGTGGAAAGGAAACTCAGCAAAATAtccaattttgtccaaaatggcATCTGATGTGTTGAGTATTCCTATTAGCACGGTGGCTTCAGAGTCGACCTTTAGCGCTGGTGGTAGAGTGATTGAACCACATCACTCTTGTTTAAAACCTGAAACAGTAGAAGTTTTGTTGTGCGGAGCAGACTGG